In Gallus gallus isolate bGalGal1 chromosome 8, bGalGal1.mat.broiler.GRCg7b, whole genome shotgun sequence, one DNA window encodes the following:
- the BSND gene encoding barttin: protein MAEEKTFRYGFIMLGFFLVMTGMFIMSVEKPQIYATFCAGGILLIAVGVTWSMCQCYPRVTFVPVQPEAEKFPDHKATLLLKKGSPGTLSLQDPYSSDYEKSLPSYEQIQASAQPRPHSCSQALLKAKAEVHQESGGPQEPPREAAPHLEPGSCPSQPPPGPAPLVSLLEDMDTASLESSVPGSPSSSQSCSGRGEHAGSPRKASRKVNDLYYGLGEGSDALLEDSDHLFEPEK, encoded by the exons ATGGCCGAGGAGAAGACGTTTCGCTACGGGTTCATCATGTTGGGCTTCTTCCTGGTGATGACGGGGATGTTCATCATGAGCGTGGAGAAGCCCCAGATCTACGCCACCTTCTGTGCCGGGGGCATCCTGCTCATTGCCGTGGGCGTCACCTGGAGCATGTGCCAGTGCTACCCCAGG GTGACATTTGTCCCCGTGCAGCCCGAGGCTGAGAAGTTTCCAGACCACAAAGCCACGCTGCTGCTGAAGAAGGGCAGCCCGGGGACACTCAG cctgcaggatcCCTACAGCAGTGACTACGAGAAGAGCCTGCCTTCCTACGAGCAGATCCAGGCATCAGCACAGCCCcggccccacagctgctcacaggcactgctgaaggcaaaggcagaggTGCACCAGGAGTCGGGGGGGCCCCAAGAGCCCCCCCGGGAGGCAGCCCCGCATCTGGAGCCTGGCAGCTG cccctcccaGCCGCCCCCCGGCCCTGCACCACTGGTGTCCCTCCTGGAGGACATGGACACGGCCTCGCTGGAGAGCTCTGTGCCCGGCAGCCCCTCATCATCCCAAAGCTGCTCGGGACGGGGAGAGCACGCCGGCTCCCCACGAAAAGCCAGCAGGAAGGTGAACGATCTCTACTATGGGCTGGGAGAGGGGTCAGACGCTCTGCTGGAGGACAGCGACCACCTTTTTGAGCCGGAAAAATGA
- the PCSK9 gene encoding proprotein convertase subtilisin/kexin type 9, protein MAPRALLLPLLLAVAAAEPALTSSAADDAATAVGAAPSRPAAFHRAAKASWRLPGRYVVLLRAGSGEAEVRGTARALRVRAARRGYPSELLHVFSLLPAFLVKMSRDVLDTALKLPHVDCIEEDAYVFAQSIPWNLGRIVPPLPGTDTYSPPNEGDKVQIYLLDTSVQSTHREIAGRVLITDFQNVPEEDSSRFHRQASKCDSHGTHMAGVLSGRDAGVARGAHIHSLRVLNCQGKGTVSGVLIGLEFVRASLEAQPSPPLVVLLPFAGAHSRVLNAGCRRMVQMGAVVVVAAGNYKDDACLYSPASEPEVITVGATNREDRPASISTLGTNFGRCVDLFAPGDDIIGASSDCSTCFTARSGTSQAAAHVAGVAAMLLSAEPHLSAAELRQRLLHLATKNVISTAWFPEEQRLQTPSSIVGLPAQLGPDKELLCRSVWSARSGPTRHATAVARCAGTEELLGCSSFSHSGWRLGEHMEDKEGQKQCVAHNAFGGRGVYAIARCCTWPHTQCRLNTSSQGDDGAGCSPQDHVLTGCSFHSPVAALGDGGRPVLGPGSRPGGCTTRPEGTAHASCCPAAMLECRVKEHAPQGSAEKVTVSCDAGWTLTDCSAHSQGPGTLGSYAVADTCVAASTPGSHAPGAVAICCRSQQ, encoded by the exons ATGGCCCCCCGggcgctgctgctgccgctgctgctggcggtggcggcggcggagcCGGCGCTGACCTCCAGCGCGGCCGACGACGCGGCGACCGCCGTCGGGGCCGCCCCGTCGAGGCCCGCCGCCTTCCATCGGGCCGCCAAG GCTTCGTGGCGGCTGCCCGGGCGCTACGTGGTGCTGCTGCGGGCGGGCAGCGGTGAGGCCGAGGTGCGCGGCACGGCGCGGGCGCTGCGGGTGCGGGCGGCACGGCGCGGGTACCCGAGCGAGCTGCTGCACGTCTTCAGCCTGCTGCCCGCCTTCCTGGTGAAGATGAGCAGAGACGTCCTGGACACG GCACTGAAGCTTCCACATGTGGACTGTATAGAGGAGGATGCGTACGTCTTCGCACAGAGCATCCCCTGGAACCTGGGCAGGATTGTACCACCACTGCCCGGCACAGACACCTACAGCCCTCCCA ATGAAGGCGACAAGGTGCAGATCTACCTGCTGGACACCAGCGTGCAGAGCACTCACCGGGAGATTGCAGGCAGGGTGCTCATCACGGACTTCCAGAATGTCCCTGAGGAGGACAGCAGCCGCTTCCACAGGCAG GCCAGCAAATGTGACAGCCACGGGACTCACATGGCCGGGGTGCTGAGCGGGCGCGATGCCGGCGTGGCCAGGGGCGCACACATCCACAGCCTCCGTGTGCTGAACTGCCAGGGGAAGGGCACCGTCAGCGGGGTGCTCATTG GCCTGGAATTTGTCAGGGCATCGCTGGAGGCTCAGCCCAGCCCACCgctggtggtgctgctgcccttcgCCGGTGCCCACAGCCGTGTGCTGAACGCTGGCTGCCGGCGGATGGTGCAGATGGGGGCGGTGGTGGTTGTGGCTGCCGGGAACTACAAGGATGATGCCTGCCTGTATTCACCTGCATCCGAGCCAGAG GTGATCACAGTTGGGGCCACTAACCGCGAGGACCGGCCGGCCTCCATCAGCACGCTGGGCACCAACTTTGGCCGCTGTGTCGACCTGTTTGCCCCAGGGGACGACATCATCGGTGCCTCCAGTGACTGCAGCACCTGCTTCACCGCGCGGAGCGGCACGTCGCAGGCAGCCGCACACGTGGCAG GCGTTGCGGCCATGCTGCTCAGCGCCGAGCCCCACCTCAGTGCGGCTGAGCTGCGGCAGCGCCTCCTGCACTTGGCCACCAAGAACGTCATCAGCACGGCCTGGTTCCCCGAGGAGCAGCGGCTGCAGACACCCAGCAGCATAGTGGGGCTGCCTGCCCAGCTGGGCCCAG acaaggagctgctgtgccgCTCGGTGTGGTCGGCACGCTCAGGGCCCACCCGGCACGCCACGGCTGTGGCTCGCTGTGCCGGCACcgaggagctgctgggctgctccagcTTCTCACACAGCGGCTGGCGGCTGGGCGAGCACATGGAG GACAAGGAGGGGCAGAAGCAGTGCGTGGCCCACAACGCCTTTGGTGGCCGAGGGGTCTACGCCATTGCCAGGTGCTGCACGTGGCCCCACACCCAGTGCCGGCTCAACACCAGCTCACAGGGTGACGATGGGGCCGGCTGCTCCCCGCAGGACCACGTGCTGACTG GCTGCAGCTTCCACTCCCCTGTGGCTGCGCTGGGTGATGGCGGCAGGCCCGTGCTGGGGCCAGGCAGCAGGCCTGGTGGCTGTACGACGAGGCCGGAGGGCACGGCCCACGcatcctgctgccctgctgccatgCTGGAGTGCCGCGTGAAGGAGCACGCGCCCCagggctctgcagagaag GTGACGGTGTCCTGTGACGCTGGCTGGACGCTGACGGACTGCAGCGCTCACTCGCAGGGCCCCGGCACCTTGGGGTCCTACGCTGTGGCTGACACCTGTGTTGCAGCCAGCACTCCTGGCAGCCACGCACCAGGGGCCGTCGCCATTTGTTGCCGGAGCCAGCAGTAG